The DNA window aaagcaagtccacatctgactGGCTGAGAAGAAacaattaaagttttggagtggcctagtgaacgtcctgacttgaacccaatagagatgctgtggcaggacctcgAACAAACAGTTCATCCTTGAAAACCAACcattttgtctgaattaaagcagttatgtaaagaagagtgggctaaaattcttCCACAGCGATATGAAAGACATAttaaattataggaagcatttggttgcagttattgctgctaaaggtggtgcaactagttattaagtttaagggagcaattacattttcacctgggtgatatgggtgtttgataactttttcatgaaataaatgaaatcatttttgaaatgtgttttgtatttactcagGTTCGTACATTCTGTAATAGTACATTCTGTCTAAAGAgctgaaacaattcagtgtgacaaatatgcaataatagagtaaATCAGAAAggggcaaatacattttcatggcaCCGTGGAAGGTAATCTCTCCCTTGAACATATGTACAGTACTTTAGTAGTCAGGGTGCAGAGTACAGATGACTCACACTGTGGCTTTATCCTCTGCAGATCACTGCCCTGCACAGAAGGGTGGGCGAGATGGTGGAGGTGGCCGCCATGTGTGGGGTGAACATCGTCTGCTTCCAAGAGGCTTGGAGTGAGTGCCCACTCCAGCACACTCAGATCAGCACGTcatcaataaaattaaacttaGCATTGTACCATTTACAGTCAGACTCTTGCAGAACCCTTTTTCGCTGGGTGTTTTCCAGGGGaatacaacaacaaataattcaatttttacTGGAAAATGATATCCCTCTTCTTAAATTATCGGAAAACTGATCGCAGtgttgaaaatgacaaaatggtgAGAATGTTAACGCACTgaccaaaaaaacattgagtaaaaaaaaaaaaaaagcatcaaggAGATATGTAATGCCATATAATGCAACGCACTGGACATTCAAGTAGTTGCtgtaaaatcagaaaaaaggaAGTGGCACACACTAAATGCTCTCATAATGCCCTCGTCAGGGTCACAGATATGAGGTAAACCAGAAAAAGACATCCTTGAAATTAGTGGAATAAACAacaggtgtgtgtacatgtgtattcataccttataatatatattttatttatttacaacacATTACTATACCCTAATTAAATCAATACATACCTGAAAACCACAGTTATAAATGTACAAAGCTGAAAAAACTGATTTCATATAAAAATCAACATTCAGTCCATTAGGAGCCAGTGACTGACAATACCCAAAAAGCCTCCCTCTGCAGCAAAAGAGTGTTTACATCACCTCCTCTCCTCAAGAAGGTAACATGCTCAAGTCCTGTGTACttaagggaggggagagagtgatTAGCCTCAACAAAATGTGCAGCTATGGGGTAGTTGAGATTGCAGCATCCAGTGGCACTTCAGTGCTCAGCAATCCATAATTTCAGTTGTCTCCTTATTTTGCCCCCACGTGTTTTACTACAGGGGcaagaaatgaaatatatgaCATGTAGTTTTGCAAGAGATTTTAGCCCGTAATAGGAAATTTCTTTCCCGACTGGATGTCTAAAATATTGGCATTTTGTTGTGCTGTTGCACTGTGCACACGCACTGCATTTGTACTTTCCTTTGGGTATAGATGTGAGAAATGTCTGGGTAGGAGAAGTCTGATTTAACTTGGACATTCCCaatattttttacttctttAAAAACCACAGTAGGGAATTACAGAAATTCCTTTAAGGAATGTGGTCTTGGCTTCTCAAAATGGACAGGGACATGCCATTTCAGTTactttctgttattttcagcTACAGTCATTAAGCTCGGTCAATTCAGGGTCCAAATGGATAGAGGCTGGTTGAGAGTGTCCTTCACTTCATAGTGAACTTTCTGGAGTTGCACTCTCCTACTATAGTGATTTATACcgcttgaattattattttttatttattaatttttttacaacaaatgTCTCCAGACGTTTTGTAGAAGTGCTACTACTGACCTTAAGTAACCTGTGATTGTATGCCCATCTTTTCAGTCGGATGTGCATATGGAAACGTTTGTTTGGAGAATGCTGTTTTTCATACACATTGCCCTGGGTATGCACAGAAACAGTCTTTTTATCTCCGCAAGTGGTCACCGACACATCAGCACAGCAGGCCGGATCCATTCTCTTGTTTGATTAGGCTTGCCGATGACATTTTGAGTGTGTTATGATGAAAGAATGGTCCCGTGCTCTGGCTATCTACTTCATCAAGCCCCATTCCTTCCCTACTGCAACCAACCTTGCCGCTCCTGTTAAACAGATCAACACGCAGCCACTTCAGTCAGTTTTTATCGTGACGTTCTGTGAGGATTTTTCACTAACCCAATTGCAttcaatgtaaaacaatatttgAAGATAGTGAAAAGACATTAAACCACTATTAAGCAGGCGCTCTGCTTGGGAATGCCTTAATATATACCTGAagttaaaaatgagaaattataaCGGTAGACAAAATCATACATGCTTATCAGTAAAACTTTATGCATTATTATCCTAAAATACTATGTTGCATAAGTGCAAACTAATCATGAAATACTTTACACTGTGCAGTAACTATTACATTGACTAAGTAACATAATAATGGATCTCTGCATGTCAGATATGGTTTGATTACGAGAGGATTCCGAGTTATTACACTTTAAGTAAAAAGTATTTAGGGAGACATAAAAGAATATTGTGCAATGTTGGTTTTCTTTTAGATAAACCAGGACGACTGAAACTCTCAAGTATTACTGGAGACATTGTGTTGCTTCAGCTAAGTTCTGTGTACTCCTTGGCACTTtcagctgcaaaaaaaattattccaaGTATCTTTCCAGTTAAGGATTGGCTGACTGTCATCAGACAAGGTTCAGGCCATGGAGGTTCAGGCATGGCTGACTAGAAGATGTCTGTCCTGCTCTGTAGATGGCTTTAGAGGTGGTTCTTTGCTGTCCACAGCTATGCCCTTTGCCTTCTGCACCCGGGAGAAGATGCCGTGGACAGAGTTTGCTGAGTCTGCTGAAGAGGGACCCACTACTCGCTTCTGCCAAGAGGTGAGAGTACAGGGTTCGCCAGGTCATGTTTCATAAAGCACAAAGGTGTGTAAAAGTACACTACGGCTGGTCTTGCCCAATTGTTTTTGCAGAGGAAAGGAAATGTTTTCACGTCAATATCCTGTGGCCCGGATCTAAGAATTTACACTGGACTCTTGCTAGGGTGATTGATTGCAGACTGTTTTATTTGATGTGGGCCTGATTACTGTGCATTAAGAGCCAAAATCTGGGTGTGCCGAACTACCCTTGCATGGACGCTGTGTCAGAAGCACAATTTCACCTGCCCTCTGTCTTTGGGTGTAGCTGGCAAAGAAATACAACATGGTGGTGGTGTCGCCAATCCTGGAGCGGGACGAGGTCCACGGAGACACTCTTTGGAACACGGCAGTCGTGGTCTCGAACTCTGGGGCCGTCCTGGGCAAAACCCGCAAGAACCACATCCCTCGTGTGGGTGACTTCAATGAGGTTGGTGCGGCCTTGATGCTTTACTGACGGTTATTCAGTTGTTTCAGAGCCCACAGAGCATTCGTTCGTATTCACTTTTTGGGCAACAGTGGAAATGAGTGACTTCCAGCTGATTGCATTAGCCTGGATTTTGCTGTTATCTACTGTAAACCGCATCTTCATTCCCTGAGCAGGCACTGTGCgaagcaaaaacagaacagcaacAGACAAATAAGCAACTGTACAGCCCCCGTGTGCAagacctttcacacacactaaggcaaatttttttttattgaatccaggccttggAGAAAGGTTTGAAGACGGCCTTTTCATTCTAAGCTCTTTTGCATGAAACCCTCAGGTTTTGGACAGCTTTCAGTGCTGTATGGACAGAATGTGTCGCATCGCCTTGTGGCAGAGAGCAGAGAACCGCTGAGTACCGCAGGTCACTCTCAGCTGGATCCATTGATTGGTCTAGTGCTGATCTGTGCTTGTGATACCTTGAGATAAATACACTGTGCGGGAACAGACGCACGCTCGCCACCTTTCCAGGAAAACCAGGCCTGATGTGGTGCGTGGACTTAAAGAGACAGCCCCAGCAGTGACGGTGGCGGCAGGAGGAAAGGCGCTATTTTCGTACAGATTCAGCAGGTTAATGAGACGGCTGTGACATTTCCACTAATGCTGTCACAGTCAGGATTTATTAAGCTTGGGACAATAAGTCGCTTTCCTTGCTAGTTGCTTCTTGCCTTCTCCCAGGGAGTATGCTGTGTTGATGCTAATTACTATGACATCTAAAAGCTCCCACCTTTAAATTAATTGTAGACATGGTCTCCTGAATGAAATTTGATTTGGGGGCCTGGCCATGGTGCTGTTCCTGTAAATGCACACTCTTCTAACAGTTAGCCTCCAGCTATGGTCTGTAAgctgtcttctctctccccactccaTAGTTTGTAAGATCAAATGCCCTTTCATTTCGGGAAGATCAATGGTAAGAATTGTACTGTTGTCAGCACATTTTACACCCTGAAAGTGCTTCAGTTGATCATCTCCGCACACCCCATGCACAGTCATAAATCCATATATGAACATTTTGTGGTACAGTATGTTGTGGGCCTAAAGAGGAATCTGACCTTTAATCATCTTTCCAGAAGTAAGCACAGACTTTTCCTTATAATATGTTCCAGTGATAAGACTTCTGTTTTGTCTTGGGTTCTGTTCTGAGCTGTGCCATTATCTTTGCTCTTGTATTACCATGAAAATCTTTAGAAAAACTTCAGTCCAGATTTAATGAACCTTATGTTTTTACTATTCCAGATCAGGAGTAAAGATGATTTATGGATAAAAATTGGtttaaacaaaaccatttttttccccaggtgtTTACTAGTTAAAGAACTTTTAGCTGAACAAAGACCAGGGGTCCCATCatataattgttttcattttctactTTAACCCATTATGTATGATTTAAATAGTAAAAAGCTGTCtgtaaggaaaaacaaagtAATTACTGCAGTTCATTATCCTTATGGCTAAATGGTTTGTGGCTAAATTTTATTTGCCTTTCAGAGTAGCAAAGGATAACTTCAGTAAAACAGACAACAGAGACCCGACACCTTTGAACTGAGTTCAGTGATTACATCCTATAGAAAGTGTGTACAGACCACAGTATAATTCATGTCCTGTtcttgctgttattttttgatgtacagtacatggcTGTTATGTAAGTGCccaaatttgaaaacaatggaagCCCACAGTGTACATGATATAATGTTCCATTCATTCACGGAATAATCCGCAGTCATATTTATGAATTACTGCGTAATCACCCTTTAAAAACAGCTGAGAATGAAGACATCTGGTTCGCTCTGTTTGAGAGACAGACATAAGAACTGTGTATTAATGAGCTGTTTCTAAAACAATGGGAAAAGGCCCTATTGATGCCCTGGTACCGCCCATTTcgttataaatatatttgtttcagGCTTCAGCCTAACTAAACATGACAAATCCATGATGCCCTGTTCTCAGCctcaaaacatttattcatgGGCTCATATAATTGCAAGGCTGTGTCCCAGGCCACGGTACACCAGTTATTACAGAGTGTCCTGGTGAAAAATTGACCTATATTGGCTGGATTGACAAAAGCAGTTGTAGTATGTATGTAATGATCCATTATTTGAACACCGCTTCTAAATATACTCCACTCGTATTTGTCCTGCTGTCATGAAAATTAATAGGTTTAAAAAAcgataaatgttttaataaatagCGCTCATTACCTGGGTAACAGTATTCTTGTGATTGGCACAAGAAAGGCTTGACGTGTTAATACGATGCTCATGATAGCACATGTAGTCGATCTATCAAAACATAGCAATTGTCTTAAGTATAATATCAAGACATTAGACATTTCCTAGCGGATGCTTATAGATGTTTAACGCATACCTAATATACATTCCATCTCTTCATTGATTACTGTGACCACGTTGGCAGTGGCTGTAGTAACTGTTTATGACTTGGGCCTGGATGCTTCACCTTGAATATGCACCACTGAGAAATGGACAAGCTCCTCAGCTTGGGCAATGTTTCACTTTTACAGACAGACATTTATTTCCTCCCTATCAGCTCCAGCACCATTTTTAGAGCTGCTGGCTTTTTAGTGATTATCCTTCAGGTGCCAACGATGGCAAACTGCTGTTTACCCTGAATAATTTTCCTTCAGGCAAGTAAGATAACATAGGGCTTTTATTTGTTAGAGTCTCTCAAGAAATAGAGCAtttatacaaatacattatttctATATAACTGTAATGTGTTTTCTTGATtacttgataaatgtaacaattcATTTAGTTTTCTCTTCTCATACGATGTTAAGTTAAAATGGCTAATAGCAAAAAGGACAGAACAGAAGCATCAGTCTTAATTATTCCTAAAGATGGATGGAGGTTATAACGTATCGGGACACTGATATTTAGCCCCTCCCATGTTAACTGTACAAACCCTGTGGTAAAGGTGTGCTCTGCCTCATCTCCCCCGAAAAACAGTCCACATACTACATGGAGGGCAACACCGGTCACCGGGTGTTCCATACGCAGTTCGGGAAGATCGCCGTAAACATCTGCTACGGGCGCCATCACCCCCTGAACTGGTTCATGTACAGCATGAATGGAGCAGAGATCATCTTCAATCCCTCCGCAACAGTGGGGGAGCTGAGGTGGGGGAGATAGCTGCAGCACTTGTGAGTAATGTTGCCTTGACAGTGCTCATTTTGGGTACATAACCTGCTGCCTTTCAGTACTTTTGTGGAGGCAAGCAACCTGAATTTAGTGAAAGAAGATGgtttatataattagttaattagtttattGTAATATAACGTTATCCATCGTCAAAGTAACCCGTGTGTTtaccattttaattgaatttagtcATTCTGGGTACacagtttgtttttcctcctgattttttatttccccaaaaaatagAATTGACAGTTTGACAGTTGTGCCGTTGGAGTCTGCTGTCCTGCCCACAGCTAAGCAAGGAACACTGCAGCTGAAAAACGCACGTGACCCAGTGACTGTTCTCCAGAGGTTCAGGCCACTCAGTACTACTGTAGCCTATGCCAGGTGGAGGAGAGTCAGATCTTTCACTGGTTAAATGGTATACTGTAGGCACCTGGTATGTAGCTGGGAAGAGCCAATGCAGTGTTCAACCAACCTTACTTCAACCTTAGTAGGGTAAGACTGAATTTGTAACACTGCTTCAGGCTGCTTGTCATAGTCAACAAAAGGCATAGCTTGGGATCGCACTTGCAGGTGGGCTCTGCTGCTTTTCCTGACTGACCCGTTCTCCAGTCCCGGTTGCCATCTATTTTACTTGTGTGTGTCAAGTGGAACTGAATCTACAGCATGGCTAATTGTGATCATGTGtggttgatttgcagtgaaccCATGTGGCCTATTGAGGCGAGGAACGCAGCCATTGCCAACCACTGCTTCACCTGTGCAATCAATCGAGTTGGCACGGTGGGTAAGCCTTTTCATACCGACGTCTGGTCCAGGACCAAACTGACCATTTCCACAGAGCACTGTTTCCATCTTCCCCACTGTCCTGTCACATGGTCCTCCTCATACTGAGCCTCCAAGGACCACAAATATGTGTTACTATGCATCTGGGAAACTCATTTTAATATGAAGGCAACTTTGTGATTGTCCCACGTCTCACTGTCCCACCCATGAATGGACGCAAAGGGTGGCCCTGTGAGAAATTACAACAcagggaaaatgttttcttagACTGAGTATCTATATAAACCTTTCAAAGGGTTACTGAGTGGATGAACTTAGTGGGAACATTTTGATAGATATAAACACAAACCAAACAATTAGGTTAACATGGTGGATGTATGTATGTTGAAGGGCCAAAACCTTTCAGCTTTATTGATTAACAAAATATTGATTAACCTTAACTAAGCACCATTTGGATCAAAAAAGAGCTAAAAAATGTTAAGCACACAAAGGCTTGACCCATTACAAGATTTGCTTAGTTTTGTTTAGTCTAATCTAGTTAGTTTCCTCCATGTTCTAGTGTAGCACACCGGCAGTGATTCGGCTGTTACAGATCTAAATATGAATTGTGAAAAGgtgcaaaataaaaccaacaagGTGAATACAAAGAAGCAGTTGAGAAAACAAAGTGTGCATTTTCTTCACTCCACCTACTGCATGAAGAAAATGATTCCAAGTCTAATGTGTTTGCAGTGGGCACATCCCCTTGGCACAGTACAGTACGTACTGTGGTCAATCTGAAAAGAGTGGTCTCAGCCTTCCAAGTGAGCCTAGATGCAGTTCATTATGATTGAGAATGCAATATCACCTGGCTACAGGAAAAAAACGAGAAATATGTATTATAAGCTGAAGGCAGATGTTGTCACCTTCTAGATAGAATTAGTAGtagaattatttattatgtttaataCCCATGTTCCTCGGTgctacagaaaacaaataaaaccatttaaGCAAACACTGAAGATTTTACCTCACACACACGActtgattttatcattttaaatgaaaaattttgTTATAACTATTGTGTGAAAtaaggtgtgtttatgtgttgtgCAGAAGAGTTGCAATAGAGAATTTTTGAATACAGATATATAATCAGATTCTGACTGATTTTACCTGTCGGTCTGCTTTTACTTGGAACAGCATCAGGGCGTGCTTTCTCCTACGCCTTCTGGTAGCAGCACACCTTTGTTGAGGACTGTAGTGTAAGCCAATACATTGTAAATTGCTTGCAGTCTTGACAGTCACGCATTCCTTAAATGGTAATCCTCCTTAATTGGTaagaatgtcaaataaaaattcaaaatcatACTAGCACAACAAGTAATTAATTCTCCACCATTGTCCCTGGATTAATCACAAATTGCTCTTTTGTTGTGAGTTTAAATAACAGTTGACAGTTGACAGCATGACTTTTGTCTACAAATTATGTTTGGGCAATGGGAAACCTATGAACCCAGTATAAAATGCAACAAACTAAAAGCGTAAGTCTGATTTGtatcaaagcaaaacaattaTAGCACGCCAAGCAGCAGTGCTACACTCAACGCTGCCCTCTACAGgagtttttatttcacagtctgCCGCCttgccccaatttaagtgacGCTTCAAAGTCAATTATGTATGCAGAAAAGTATGATTATGGCAACAGTGGGTGCAAAGAATTGTGTGACTTatgaatttctttcttttatacAATTTTCCACATCTAGGAACATTTCAAGAATGAGTTCACCTCTGCAGATGGAAAGAAAGGTGAGAATTCCCCTGATGCTGTCAAATACTCTATATAGctaaaagtatgtgaacacctgacattcaacatcccatccaaaattatgggcattaatatggagttggtccacccttttctgctgtaacaacctccattcttttgggaaggctttatacaagATGTTGGAGCTTTGCTgtagggatttgtttccattcagccaggagAGAATTAGTGAGGTCGATAGATTGTGTTGAGGTCAggtttctgtgcaggccagtgaaATTCTTGCACACAGTTCTcaacaaaactatttctatatggatctcgctgtgtgcccaggggcactgtcgtgctgaaacaggaaagggccttccccaaaatgTTGGGCAAGCATTCATTTAGAATCTGATTGTATGCTATAGATTTgccttcattggaactaaggggcctagcccaaaccatgaaaaacaaatgtccagatacttttggtcatatagtgtagctCATGTGAAAGACAGTCAACATAATACTCTGGGTGTATCTGAATATATTAAGACCAGGAGCAGTAGAAAACCAGTATTAGGAATAAAATAGTTAATTATAGAAAACTATCAGTTATTATATTTCGTTCTGAATAAATATCCACTGCAATATACAAACTTCCATGTGTATTGAACAGCTCTGCTCATCCTGAAGAAATTCAGGATGAGCACGGTACCTTCACAAAGGGTACAATGGGCAACCTTGAGAATCCAACAAAGTTCAAATCTTTAACCACACTGCCCTCtgcctacattttatttatatgtcatCCAGTACTTAGCTACAATTTAATGCTTGGAAGGAAGAGCCTGACATTTTCACTGGCCACACAACCCAGTGAATTCTCTACCCAGTGTAATCCCCTAGGTCATCACAGCAAATGAGAATTGAATTTTCAATTTACCTACCTACCTAGAAAGTAAAGGAAATATAGGCAGCAGGTGGCTCCAACCTCTGATGAAGGAACAAAGGCCCCTAAGCACAGCCTCCTGAGAGCGGACCTGGCTTCCACCCAGACCGCGATTAGTGTCAATTATCGAGAACATCATGTTTGTCTGTCCGCTGTTCACTTATTAATGATGCCTTAGCATCTGAACCCTGCTCCACCGCACACCGCCACACCCATAATGACCGTGACAACAGTGAACACAGCTGTTGAAAACTAGCATGGTGCTAACCTCACAGAGCTCATTATCATTGCATAAGGTGGTGAGCAGAGCATGCAGCCTTTGGCTATAGAATTACACAGGCTTGAATCCAATGCACCACATGAGGATGAAGGGAAGTGCTCActgataaaaaatacaattcagaTGCATTTATGGCAGAGGTGCATGGAACAGAAAATGCACCTTTATTTGTAACTTCACCAAAACGAGCTGTTCAGTACCCATATCATTTCCACATTTAGTGCAAAGTATTTCAATGAgtaaaactccccccccccccccacacacacacacaaatgagttTGCTTatacatttacttttaaatcaaaattagaGGACAAGAGTTACTGGAAAATTAATCTTCTAATCTTCCTGCTTTGTGGAAGTGTTGTTGGCCACTTGTGACTGTAGGGTTCTTTTTCACCTCTTGTAGCTCACAAGGACTTTGGCCACTTTTATGGCTCCAGCTATGTGGCTGCACCGGACGGAAGTCGCTCCCCAGGCCTCTCCAGAACCCGCGATGGGCTCCTAGTGGCTGAGCTGGACCTGAACCTTAATCGGCAGATCAACGACAAGTGGGCTTTCAAGGTGAGACAGTTACTCGATTCCTCCATCCAGATTTTTTCTGTCATCATATTTGTTACACGAGATTTGGAGGCTGGCATATACCTCAAGATTAGTGAGAAGAAAGGAGGAGAAGTGCCCTTAAACTGCTTGTGGTGTACACATAATTGGTTTCATACAATAACCATAAAGGGATGAGGGTCCATCGTGTTGGTCCCATCCTTCCCATTCTGCTCGAGTCTCATCAGCTGGTATAATTGTGGAAAACGTCTCCAAATTCTCAGCAATCTTTAATGGGTGACATTAGATGAATTAAGGGCAGCAGACTTGAACACCAACCTGGATAAATTGCAGTTTGGAGGAAGCCATCTTGGCTCTGGCTCCAGGTACCTTGAAGCATGTTCTCTGTGCATTGTCTTTGCAGATGACTGGAAGGTATGATGCATATGCACAGGCGCTCGCTGAAGCAGTTCAGGATGACTTCAAACCAAATATTGTAAAGGAATAACTGTTCATCACTGCTCTTAGCACAGTAATGGTGCCTGAATGGACCTCGAATGAGACAAccaggtgtgtgtatgcctgaGAATAAGATTAGCTGTGAAATTGCACAATGTTTTCcttaaagtgggggggggggattagaaGATGTTTTTAAGTATAAACTCCAAGTTATGGATgccaataaaaagaaaaaaaacctgcatttcTCCAACCATATGAAAATTCTAAGATTTAATGGAGGACTTAAGAATCTGGTGATACTGCCACTTGCTCTCATCTAAAGAAATACTGAACATATTGAGGTGCTGGTCATATTTAatccatttaaacatttttatttgtctgaacTTGCTTGCAGCCATAGGATTTTTCCAATTCTGAAATTCCTGGAttctttttaatcattttttattgaatgcaaacaagagaaaaaaatatacgttctcccaaaataaaattttggcATTGCTTATGATAAGCCCCTAATACGTCACCCTTCCgccccaaataaataaatactcagcCAAAGCAATGTACATAACATACTTTCCTTTATTGAtaacataaatgtaatatatttcataaaaataaagtttgccattttaaaatatcccTCATGTGcttaacaaaaaaatgcacaagcagGAATTATTGGAAACTAATTATACCCCTAGATTCTGATGGGGAACATCTCCATTAAATATTGGATGACACTCAGTTATGGAtggcattaaaaagaaaatgtagtgCAATACCTTTACCcttgagatatcatttcttatAACAACTAGCACCGTACACATTATGAAATTTtcaacatgatttttttaaagagggtcCTGATGGTTAAAGGGGTTTAACAGCAGTAGCATTCTTACTCATCTTAAATTCTGAAGGTTGGatatacattttgaatgtgGACTGAACCAGTTCAAATCGCAAGGCTTCAATGGATTTTAGATGACATACAAGCAGTCTCTGCTAATGGGTTAGCCTTCACAGCATGGGAGAAAGCAATGCAGGGTACTAGAGAAGCTTCCACAGCTGGACTGACCTTAGTCAGGCACCCTGGTTTGAGTTGATACCACCAGAGTACCACAAGTTACCTTCCCAACTTTCAGATGTTGTAATACTGAAAATTTTGAGTCTCAACCCCAGCAAATATCTGCACACCAACACTTGGTTTAATCTAAATACATGTGAGCAAACAGCAGAATTAATGGTTACATTTTATATTGACACACATTTGGCA is part of the Anguilla anguilla isolate fAngAng1 chromosome 10, fAngAng1.pri, whole genome shotgun sequence genome and encodes:
- the upb1 gene encoding beta-ureidopropionase isoform X2 — encoded protein: MAGSQFESLEKTLEKYIPPDELKNVRRILFGNDTKELELSKSAVDAALERDFELKGCIFEAGREQLRQPRVVRVGLIQNAIVLPTDAPIMEQITALHRRVGEMVEVAAMCGVNIVCFQEAWTMPFAFCTREKMPWTEFAESAEEGPTTRFCQELAKKYNMVVVSPILERDEVHGDTLWNTAVVVSNSGAVLGKTRKNHIPRVGDFNESTYYMEGNTGHRVFHTQFGKIAVNICYGRHHPLNWFMYSMNGAEIIFNPSATVGELSEPMWPIEARNAAIANHCFTCAINRVGTEHFKNEFTSADGKKAHKDFGHFYGSSYVAAPDGSRSPGLSRTRDGLLVAELDLNLNRQINDKWAFKMTGRYDAYAQALAEAVQDDFKPNIVKE
- the upb1 gene encoding beta-ureidopropionase isoform X1; this encodes MAGSQFESLEKTLEKYIPPDELKNVRRILFGNDTNRELELSKSAVDAALERDFELKGCIFEAGREQLRQPRVVRVGLIQNAIVLPTDAPIMEQITALHRRVGEMVEVAAMCGVNIVCFQEAWTMPFAFCTREKMPWTEFAESAEEGPTTRFCQELAKKYNMVVVSPILERDEVHGDTLWNTAVVVSNSGAVLGKTRKNHIPRVGDFNESTYYMEGNTGHRVFHTQFGKIAVNICYGRHHPLNWFMYSMNGAEIIFNPSATVGELSEPMWPIEARNAAIANHCFTCAINRVGTEHFKNEFTSADGKKAHKDFGHFYGSSYVAAPDGSRSPGLSRTRDGLLVAELDLNLNRQINDKWAFKMTGRYDAYAQALAEAVQDDFKPNIVKE